A stretch of Coccidioides posadasii str. Silveira chromosome 2, complete sequence DNA encodes these proteins:
- a CDS encoding uncharacterized protein (BUSCO:484323at4751~EggNog:ENOG410PPNG~COG:O~BUSCO:16159at33183) — protein MATQQINPKKQQELQLQYSTFKNTLQQLAQKIGDIEQETEEHKLVIETLEPLSGDRKCFRMINGVLVERTVKDVIPALKTNSDGLKQVLDELLKQYKTKQDEMDSWKKKNNIQVVQQ, from the exons ATGGCGACACAGCAAATAAATCCGAAGAAACAACAAG AGCTCCAGCTCCAATATTCTacattcaagaacactctaCAACAACTGGCACAGAAAATTGGAGACATAGAACAAGAAACAGAAGAGCATAA ACTTGTCATCGAGACTCTAGAACCTCTTTCCGGAGATCGAAAATGCTTCCGCATGATAAATGGCGTTCTGGTTGAGCGAACGGTCAAAGACGTGATCCCCGCCCTGAAGACCAATTCGGATGGGCTAAAGCAGGTTCTGGACGAGTTATTAAAGCAGTATAAGACGAAGCAGGATGAGATGGATAGTTGGAAG aagaagaataacaTCCAGGTTGTCCAGCAGTGA
- a CDS encoding uncharacterized protein (EggNog:ENOG410PJYV~COG:K~BUSCO:2328at33183) produces MSSPEQNLRVSADGGVVKRKRPAACVHCHQRKVRCDARTVGLPCSNCRTAGKHDCRIHEKKKRAAVRSLQHPVPIRCAPLADRNATQAHPPLPTPPFKANSTSPPYISSQKDRPDPSEALRADARTEGADASLDEEDNRESDRHLVKLIDEDLRQRSIKKGVRVIYVGQDVSNLNFLLRQQHTDEDDGVYHFAQNEISRRYIQGFEHVPREAFVLPEQALADELVAAYFAHVNPGCPIIDEEAFMAQYRRRDPADPPSLLILQTILLAGAHVLRPRPARDALKSSFFRRAKILFEARVERNRDILVQAALLLTWHSDPVDDDVAANAHFWVGVAARIATGLGMHRNAGPSMLVPHDKRMWRRAWWILVQFDVLVSLQYGRPQAINLEDCDVQPLTPSDFEGCGDRVQVDYVIQYTELCCMISFIMRERFGLRVSPERRKAALLDADKALANWSLKLPDNVRMSTTDVDSWPALLHLTYNNFLILLHRPHPRASAYSDDYGPNDAEICSAAAGVIVSIFEELREKGRIKYLWVSAVNSLFTAMIQIRVELRFSNPVLAINALRRFDSTLCSLRALSDYWLGAETILRLFESSKRLKHDMEMVKMKQPNSLPKDGELVVKEPTNNSTPQIDVTTPQGPMQPWYQKPQLNERLNYFAKQSPAPAAEGPPQTDQVGEHGDWRQLFSIVDSEPCGPFIPENLTDMEDEWRELYLHEPAMTDYFQDTAWIPI; encoded by the exons ATGTCATCGCCAGAGCAGAACCTCCGGGTTTCTGCTGACGGTGGTGTAGTAAAACGGAAGC GCCCCGCTGCGTGTGTTCATTGTCATCAGCGCAAAGTTCGCTGCGATGCCAGAACTGTCGGATTGCCTTGCTCCAATTGCCGAACTGCCGGGAAACATGACTGCCGAATCcatgagaagaagaagcgggCTGCTGTTCGATCTCTTCAGCATCCGGTTCCCATCCGCTGTGCACCACTCGCGGACAGAAATGCCACCCAAGCCCACCCTCCATTGCCCACCCCGCCGTTTAAGGCCAATAGCACATCGCCGCCGTATATAAGTAGCCAGAAGGACAGACCGGACCCTTCAGAAGCGTTACGTGCAGATGCAAGGACCGAAGGCGCCGATGCCTCTCTTGATGAGGAGGATAATCGCGAATCAGACCGCCATTTGGTTAAATTGATTGATGAGGATCTGCGCCAACGCTCGATAAAAAAGGGGGTCAGGGTTATATACGTTGGGCAAGACGTGTCGAACTTGAACTTCCTATTGCGCCAGCAGCATACAGACGAAGATGACGGAGTGTACCACTTCGCACAAAACGAAATCTCAAGAAGGTATATCCAAGGGTTTGAACATGTCCCAAGAGAGGCATTTGTGCTGCCGGAGCAAGCGCTTGCAGATGAGCTCGTGGCGGCGTATTTCGCCCACGTCAACCCCGGTTGTCCTATTATCGACGAAGAAGCGTTTATGGCCCAATACAGACGTCGAGACCCGGCAGATCCACCTTCCTTGCTAATCCTCCAAACTATTCTTCTTGCCGGTGCCCATGTTCTTCGTCCACGACCGGCACGCGATGCCTTGAAATCCTCTTTCTTCCGTCGTGCCAAAATTCTATTTGAAGCTAGGGTGGAACGAAACAGGGACATTCTGGTGCAGGCTGCTCTTCTTCTCACCTGGCACTCGGACCCAGTGGACGATGATGTCGCTGCAAATGCTCATTTCTGGGTTGGAGTGGCTGCAAGGATAGCTACGGGGCTGGGAATGCACCGTAATGCAGGCCCTAGTATGCTCGTTCCACATGATAAGCGGATGTGGCGCCGGGCTTGGTGGATTCTAGTCCAGTTTGACGTACTGGTATCCTTGCAGTACGGCCGACCTCAAGCCAT AAATCTTGAAGATTGTGATGTCCAGCCTCTGACTCCATCCGATTTTGAGGGCTGCGGTGATCGCGTGCAGGTAGACTACGTGATACAATATACAGAGCTTTGTTGTATGATTTCGTTCATTATGAGAGAGAGGTTTGGCCTGCGAGTCAGTCCAGAACGGCGAAAAGCCGCGCTTCTGGATGCCGACAAAGCACTTGCGAATTGGTCCCTCAAATTGCCTGACAACGTCCGCATGTCCACCACTGATGTGGATTCATGGCCCGCATTGCTCCATCTTACTTACAATAATTTTCTTATCCTTCTTCACCGCCCTCATCCCCGAGCATCGGCATATTCTGACGATTATGGGCCTAATGATGCAGAAATCTGCAGTGCAGCTGCCGGTGTCATCGTTTCAATATTCGAAGAACTGCGGGAGAAGGGTCGTATAAAATACCTCTGGGTTTCGGCGGTGAACTCTCTATTCACGGCGATGATCCAGATTAGGGTAGAACTCCGGTTCTCCAACCCCGTATTGGCGATAAATGCCCTTCGACGATTCGATTCCACTTTGTGCTCCTTGCGCGCGCTTTCTGATTATTGGCTTGGCGCCGAAACTATTTTACGTCTGTTTGAGAGCTCCAAGCGTTTGAAGCATGATATGGAGATGGTGAAAATGAAACAACCAAATAGTTTACCAAAAGACGGAGAACTTGTTGTGAAAGAGCCCACCAACAACTCCACACCACAAATCGATGTTACTACTCCTCAGGGGCCAATGCAGCCTTGGTATCAGAAACCGCAGCTGAATGAGCGACTCAACTATTTCGCCAAACAGTCTCCCGCTCCCGCAGCTGAAGGTCCCCCACAGACTGACCAGGTTGGCGAGCATGGAGACTGGAGACAATTGTTTTCTATCGTCGACTCCGAGCCTTGTGGACCTTTTATACCCGAAAATCTAACTGACATGGAAGATGAATGGCGTGAGCTATATTTGCATGAACCGGCCATGACAGACTACTTCCAGGATACCGCATGGATCCCCATTTGA
- the ARO8_1 gene encoding Aromatic/aminoadipate aminotransferase 1 (EggNog:ENOG410PIX0~COG:E~BUSCO:4919at33183), translated as MSPHAAQDAAAQGAVDITKEMPEPLTVANVPARRAKTTMPTGVAASCHSDMFKSLACATKPKAKRWDKYLSIESKSRKASTLKQAAEYLKNPGLISLGGGLPSPEYFPIDEISIKVPVAPNFSEEATHESGQVVTAGKYDIREGRSEYDLEIALNYGQSVGAAQLLRFVTEHTEIVHNPPYSDWHCSLTAASTASWDMVLRLFCNRGDYILTEEFTFSSAMETALPQGIRLAPVKMDEQGLLPSSLDEVLTNWDASARGARKPFVLYTVPSGQNPTGATQDVERRKEVYKVAQKHDIIIVEDEPYYFLQMQPYKGANAPQDPPPANYNEFLKALIPSFLSMDVDGRVVRLESFSKVLSPGSRVGWLVASEQIVERFLRNAETCTQNPSGMSQIILFKLLDEAWGHEKYLQWLVHIRMAYTNRRNVMLEACEKYLPTSVASWHPPAAGMFHWIKVDWKKHPLALAGDSYDSIEEAIFKAAVGEGVLVSRGSWFFADKSTEPTDMFFRATFAAAPADKIQQAIKRFGDTLRAQFQLQ; from the exons ATGTCTCCCCACGCCGCGCAAGATGCTGCCGCCCAGGGCGCCGTCGATATAACCAAGGAAATGCCAGAGCCCTTGACTGTGGCCAATGTGCCGGCGCGAAGAGCGAAGACGACTATGCCCACTGGTGTTGCTGCGTCTTGCCATAGCGACATGTTCAAGAGTCTG GCTTGTGCTACTAAACCCAAGGCTAAACGGTGGGATA AGTATCTCTCTATTGAAAGCAAGTCACGGAAG GCGTCCACCCTAAAGCAAGCTGCGGAATACCTGAAAAATCCTG GTTTGATCTCCCTTGGAGGAGGCCTTCCGTCCCCTGAATATTTCCCCATCGACGAAATCTCCATCAAGGTTCCAGTTGCGCCCAACTTTTCGGAGGAAGCTACACATGAATCAGGCCAAGTGGTTACCGCAGGAAAATATGACATTCGGGAGGGGAGGAGTGAATATG ACTTGGAGATCGCTTTGAACTACGGTCAATCAGTAGGAGCCGCCCAACTGTTGCGCTTTGTGACGGAGCATACCGAG atagtGCATAACCCTCCGTATTCAGATTGGCATTGCTCACTCACCGCTGCTAGCACGGCTTCGTGGGACATGGTGCTACGTCTGTTCTGCAACCGTGGAGATTATATCCTAACGGAAGAGTTCACGTTCTCCAGCGCCATGGAAACAGCATTGCCACAGGGCATTCGCCTCGCTCCAGTTAAGATGGATGAGCAGGGACTTTTGCCTTCGTCCCTTGACGAAGTGTTGACCAACTGGGATGCTTCGGCGCGAGGAGCTCGGAAACCATTCGTGCTCTATACTGTTCCATCCGGACAAAACCCCACTGGCGCTACTCAAGACGTTGAGCGAAGAAAGGAGGTGTACAAGGTCGCGCAGAAACACGACATTATCATCGTCGAGGACGAGCCTTACTACTTCCTCCAAATGCAGCCCTACAAAGGAGCCAATGCGCCACAAGACCCTCCGCCAGCCAACTATAACGAATTTTTGAAGGCTCTCATTCCCTCTTTCCTCAGCATGGATGTGGATGGACGTGTTGTCCGCCTCGAGTCCTTCTCAAAAGTGCTTTCGCCCGGTTCTCGCGTTGGCTGGCTCGTTGCATCCGAGCAGATTGTGGAACGATTCCTACGAAATGCAGAGACCTGCACGCAGAACCCAAGCGGGATGTCTCAAATCATCCTTTTCAAGCTGCTTGACGAGGCTTGGGGACATGAGAAATATTTGCAATGGCTAGTTCATATCCGCATGGCATACACTAATAGGAGAAATGTCATGCTAGAGGCTTGCGAAAAATATCTACCAACAAGCGTTGCAAGCTGGCACCCTCCAGCGGCAGGCATGTTT CATTGGATCAAAGTCGACTGGAAGAAGCATCCACTCGCTCTCGCAGGAGACTCCTATGATTCTATTGAAGAAGCGATCTTCAAAGCGGCGGTGGGCGAGGGCGTTTTAGTCTCACGTGGCAGTTGGTTCTTTGCAGATAAGTCTACTGAGCCCACAGATATGTTTTTCAGAGCCACATTCGCGGCTGCACCCGCGGATAAGATCCAGCAGGCTATTAAACGTTTTGGAGATACCCTGAGGGCTCAATTCCAACTTCAATGA
- a CDS encoding uncharacterized protein (EggNog:ENOG410PHC2~COG:T), producing the protein MEHPGIFRRNAISRARARPASTSESIQQRIGEGLPSHPEYPYEEYNPFSSESDIKDCSVEEKGFRHFHSAAQPGVSFSVDVDRIPLRRQGSDKPHISLPQAYQSSKHQSSVGTHDLCVPAAADYTRETVKLAERCAQEALAAFHEGQGHAEPSRSQFLQGTGAQFDGDDSLPSQQLGQSRNQYTPSLYSESELIGTDCLANPAGQRVGPYRSACECCRTPRLHEQDSDLDFIRQPPRPLHSPVISLQPPNLQVEKLRSRKTSPPRVGPPSRQLTKFPHPHQFDTSSNRAQFDPLNFFPSAANSHGKLELPGRAPGLRRVTEPAGKPKDDIPQIVVEPSGSHRRSVTQPCIALDNAVVFNGREGSLVLPAEVDAPASHPQHVPTSSVTSKHRKRSIHRLAESFKKLFLPRSTPETPDIRAKHLNSKSGSDRQKPSLPNRFFRRNSQHQQQLLGNARIPRTEQPPLPKMDRSRFLDPSLAMMALTKQKSEAMRLAREQGAAVTEMCRRAKTEVPPYTFEELIGKGSYGRVYKGRQLSSQKLVAIKVMDIDTLDYKAMRDLKDESIKDFIHETKVLQQVKDAGAKNINMLIEAVSIHSQLWLICEYCPGGSVKTLMRATGDKLDEKFIIPIARELAEGLKAIHDAGIIHRDVKAANVLIHEEGRLEICDFGVAGVLQTKLDKRSTWIGTPHWMPPEMFPNRAVEPHQYGSEVDVWAYGCTLFECATGNPPNATLRERMQIGRQLNRFAPKLEGDTYSENLRSLVSYSLTSDPKTRPSMKDILEHEYIVGSSDTHPTAILSELVRIYYQWSQRGGQRISLFNPGGALAAEMPDPASTLENEDWNFSTTAGFEKRHSILDLDELSASLAALDEALTPTAAPRAFGQPSEMTPDEKANFDERVKRGAAAMEGLFNESKPDYKYETKNDFVPVQKQRRSSDLPLRTDTDRSSVTSTFIDINLGDYESAHYAAGSASNNPPFQLADPDTIRANRSSARLFRNSSSSSSASQEFQPRGPRPPTMEWTFESATRITDEPETMTQGNLDDRSASEDGTFKSDKRETMTWTFPIMNADEGAPGDDPVVEDGPIGGEAEEHIDPDTIYPWRADLEGTIRGPNQPFPTLQPPPLGRRRSSRAESPGGSRPSTALSAQSDMDRDPFRFDGASSPSNPGTPHEERHTPTDRFPTMPPSSLYEDYESSTLVGSFNDYPGTSWSRETTLRNGTSTEQRRRSVVSSLYSTDARLGEPVLEADRPSSLYFPEPMPPSSESLTEGGSEDTVSAELDRLLGDLIQGLASTREAFAAADNLGTARGG; encoded by the exons ATGGAGCATCCAGGAATCTTTCGGCGCAATGCCATTTCTCG AGCCCGAGCCCGTCCGGCCTCGACAAGTGAATCCATTCAACAAC GCATTGGCGAAGGTCTTCCTTCTCACCCCGAGTATCCGTATGAGGAGTACAATCCTTTCTCTTCGGAGTCAGATATCAAGGATTGTTCTGTTGAGGAAAAAGGTTTCCGCCATTTTCACAGTGCAGCTCAACCAG GAGTCTCATTTTCTGTTGATGTGGATAGGATCCCTTTAAG AAGACAAGGGAGTGACAAACCACATATAAGCCTTCCTCAGGCATATCAAAGTTCGAAACATCAAAGCAGTGTCGGAACACATGATCTTTGTGTTCCAGCTGCAGCAGACTATACACGAGAAACTGTTAAGCTAGCAGAGCGGTGTGCCCAAGAAGCTCTCGCTGCATTCCACGAAGGGCAGGGCCACGCAGAGCCGAGTCGATCTCAATTTTTACAAGGCACTGGAGCCCAATTTGATGGCGACGATAGCCTCCCCTCCCAGCAACTAGGTCAGAGCCGTAACCAGTATACACCTTCATTATACTCTGAATCTGAGCTTATTGGTACCGATTGCCTTGCAAATCCAGCCGGGCAGCGAGTTGGCCCCTATCGAAGCGCGTGCGAGTGCTGCCGTACACCCCGTCTTCACGAACAGGATTCGGATTTAGACTTTATCCGACAGCCTCCACGACCCCTTCATTCTCCTGTGATAAGTTTACAGCCACCTAATCTTCAGGTTGAAAAACTTCGCTCTCGGAAAACTAGTCCCCCGAGGGTTGGCCCACCAAGCCGACAGCTCACAAAATTCCCTCATCCACACCAGTTCGACACTTCCAGTAATCGGGCGCAATTTGACCCGCTCAATTTCTTCCCTTCTGCTGCTAATTCTCACGGTAAACTCGAACTTCCAGGTCGAGCTCCTGGGCTACGCCGGGTTACTGAGCCTGCTGGTAAGCCTAAAGACGACATTCCACAGATTGTTGTCGAGCCTTCAGGTTCCCACCGACGGAGCGTTACTCAGCCCTGTATTGCTCTCGATAACGCAGTCGTTTTCAACGGACGCGAAGGTAGCCTTGTTCTTCCAGCGGAAGTCGACGCGCCAGCCTCCCACCCTCAGCACGTACCGACATCCTCTGTAACTTCGAAACATCGAAAGAGGAGCATCCACCGGCTGGCGGAGTCATTCAAGAAGCTCTTTCTGCCTCGAAGTACACCTGAGACTCCCGATATTCGTGCAAAGCATTTGAATTCAAAGTCAGGTTCAGATAGGCAAAAACCCAGCCTTCCAAACAGGTTCTTTAGACGTAATTCCCAGCATCAACAACAGCTGCTAGGAAACGCGCGTATACCAAGAACAGAACAACCACCTCTTCCAAAAATGGATCGTTCAAGGTTTCTGGATCCATCGTTGGCCATGATGGCACTGACAAAACAGAAATCAGAAGCGATGCGACTTGCTCGAGAACAGGGTGCAGCCGTCACTGAGATGTGCCGACGCGCAAAAACTGAAGTTCCTCCATATACGTTCGAAGAGCTGATTGGAAAAGGGTCATATGGTAGAGTGTATAAAGG GCGTCAGCTGTCATCCCAGAAGTTGGTTGCAATAAAGGTAATGGATATAGACACACTCGATTATAAGGCCATGAGGGATTTGAAAGATGAGTCCATTAAGGACTTTATTCACGAAACCAAAGTCTTGCAGCAAGTCAAAGATGCGGGAGCAAAGAATATCAACATGCTCATTGAGGCCGTCTCCATCCACTCACAATTATGGCTTATTTGCGAGTATTGTCCAGGTGGCAGTGTTAAGACTCTG ATGAGAGCAACTGGGGATAAGCTCGATGAGAAGTTTATTATACCTATTGCAAGGGAGCTAGCTGAGGGCTTAAAAGCCATTCATGATGCCGGGATTATTCACCGTGATGTGAAAG CTGCGAATGTTCTTATCCATGAAGAAGGAAGACTCGAGATCTGTGACTTTGGGGTAGCTGGAGTGCTCCAAACCAAGCTTGATAAACGATCGACATGGATTGGCACCCCTCACTGGATGCCGCCAGAAATGTTTCCAAATAGAGCTGTGGAGCCCCACCAGTATGGAAGCGAA GTTGATGTCTGGGCGTACGGATGCACACTGTTTGAATGTGCAACAGGAAATCCCCCCAACGCGACTTTACGTGAGCGAATGCAAATTGGTCGCCAGCTGAATCGGTTCGCTCCAAAGCTTGAGGGCGACACCTATTCTGAGAACTTGCGATCACTTGTATCGTACTCACTTACCTCTGATCCCAAGACACGCCCCTCAATGAAAGACATTTTAGAACATGAATATATTGTGGGGTCAAGCGATACACATCCGACAGCTATTCTCAGCGAGTTGGTCCGAATATATTACCAGTGGTCGCAACGAGGCGGACAGCGGATCTCTCTATTTAATCCCGGTGGTGCGTTAGCTGCCGAAATGCCGGATCCCGCTAGCACGCTAGAAAATGAAGACTGGAATTTTAGCACCACTGCCGGCTTCGAGAAGCGTCACTCAATACTAGACTTGGATGAACTATCCGCTTCGTTAGCTGCTCTGGATGAGGCTCTTACTCCTACAGCCGCTCCGCGTGCTTTTGGTCAGCCCTCTGAAATGACTCCAGACGAGAAGGCCAATTTTGACGAACGCGTCAAACGAGGAGCCGCAGCGATGGAAGGCCTATTTAACGAGTCAAAGCCAGACTACAAGTATGAAACCAAGAATGATTTTGTACCAGTGCAGAAGCAGCGGCGTTCCTCGGATTTGCCTCTTCGAACCGATACTGATAGATCATCGGTCACATCAACTTTCATCGACATTAACCTTGGGGACTATGAATCTGCACATTATGCAGCTGGCTCCGCTTCGAACAATCCTCCGTTTCAACTAGCAGACCCCGATACCATTCGAGCAAATCGCTCTAGCGCTCGTCTTTTCCGCAATTCATCAAGTTCCAGCAGTGCATCTCAAGAATTCCAACCTCGTGGTCCGCGTCCACCTACAATGGAATGGACCTTTGAATCGGCGACACGTATAACTGATGAACCCGAGACTATGACCCAAGGAAATCTTGATGATCGCTCTGCATCTGAAGATGGAACATTCAAATCAGATAAGCGCGAAACCATGACCTGGACCTTTCCAATTATGAATGCAGATGAAGGTGCCCCTGGTGACGATCCCGTGGTGGAGGACGGGCCTATTGGGGGTGAAGCTGAAGAGCACATTGACCCCGACACCATTTACCCTTGGAGAGCCGATCTAGAAGGCACGATTAGGGGTCCAAATCAGCCCTTCCCTACCCTTCAGCCACCACCCCTCGGGAGGAGACGTTCTAGCCGGGCTGAATCTCCCGGTGGTTCACGTCCTTCAACCGCTTTATCTGCGCAGTCTGACATGGATCGAGACCCATTTAGGTTTGACGGAGCATCGAGCCCATCTAACCCTGGCACCCCTCATGAAGAGCGCCATACGCCCACTGACCGATTTCCAACCATGCCGCCTTCCAGCTTGTACGAGGACTATGAATCCTCAACGCTCGTAGGGTCGTTTAACGACTATCCAGGCACCAGCTGGAGTCGCGAGACCACGTTGAGGAACGGAACCTCTACGGAGCAAAGACGCCGATCGGTGGTCTCATCTCTGTACTCTACGGATGCCAGACTGGGTGAACCCGTCCTGGAAGCAGATAGGCCATCGTCTCTCTATTTCCCAGAGCCCATGCCTCCTAGTTCCGAATCTCTTACTGAGGGGGGTAGCGAAGACACGGTTTCTGCCGAACTAGACCGTCTGCTCGGGGACCTTATCCAAGGACTGGCTTCCACGAGAGAGGCCTTTGCTGCAGCTGACAATTTAGGAACAGCAAGGGGGGGTTGA
- a CDS encoding uncharacterized protein (EggNog:ENOG410PY0V~BUSCO:9836at33183) produces MSLSPYRPTSTAWCISKPSEQWRLALQEIKILLLKRQYKQCAALSHDLMGSLDENLHTIHRAYLQYYGAASYETLGRAAHNYSSNKLLLLNLAKEGYVACKLSLQNVTKELKKSDSNSGNTNNANIYGNSGHEHNIDEDEDRENEDDLESVSGSLSDATLKRVYAVCYLTEPWRTYARYKCQASGEDMGEFTTKTAENAFTFDLEPPGNDDIEAIEADVESVSELMPPPLRVQKTRSKRPGLSNIPIPDRSLIPLPLFSPSPLSPRRTADSQIPNRTPKPAPLNAISADAVSPDARLKSRTPVPIDSIDLTPNELPRHPLQLHQKPKLQASGRMLNILTSLPTQLNTNISNISGLISEVTQLQCIHKATKSNRLASYWSFTPFREQSNGGVPTNNPLSRTSSGNRNVSNGSETKQERIVRLRSEGWNTVGIRDPKRGWKGSEYYERICEEALGELYGC; encoded by the exons ATGTCATTATCTCCCTATAGGCCAACCAGCACTGCCTGGTGCATCTCCAAGCCATCAGAGCAATGGAGGCTCGCGCTGCAAGAAATTAAAATACTTCTTCTAAAGCGCCAATACAAGCAGTGTGCTGCACTTTCTCATGACCTGATGGGAAGTCTCGATGAGAAC CTGCACACTATTCATAGAGCATATCTTCAATACTATGGTGCGGCTTCATATGAAACTTTGGGTCGAGCAGCTCACAATTATTCAAGCAATAAGCTTCTACTCTTGAATTTGGCCAAAGAGGGCTATGTCGCGTGCAAGCTTTCCCTTCAAAATGTGACGAAGGAATTAAAAAAGTCAGATTCAAATTCTGGAAATACCAACAACGCGAATATATATGGAAATTCTGGTCATGAACACAATATcgatgaggatgaggacAGAGAAAATGAAGACGATCTCGAGTCAGTCTCTGGATCTTTGAGTGACGCGACTTTAAAGCGCGTCTATGCTGTTTGCTATTTGACGGAACCATGGAGAACTTATGCCAGGTACAAATGTCAAGCTTCTGGAGAAGATATGGGTGAATTTACTACGAAAACTGCAGAAAATGCGTTTACCTTTGATCTGGAGCCACCAGGGAATGATGATATTGAGGCAATTGAAGCAGATGTCGAGTCCGTGTCTGAACTTATGCCGCCACCTCTGCGTGTCCAAAAGACTAGAAGCAAAAGGCCAGGTCTGAGCAATATACCGATCCCTGACAGATCCTTGATTCCGCTACCACTTTTCTCACCTTCTCCATTGTCACCACGCAGGACAGCCGATTCGCAAATCCCCAACCGGACGCCCAAGCCAGCCCCACTAAATGCAATTTCTGCGGATGCAGTTTCTCCGGATGCTAGGTTGAAAAGTCGAACCCCCGTCCCAATTGATTCTATCGATCTCACACCAAATGAGCTTCCGCGTCACCCGCTCCAATTGCACCAGAAACCAAAACTCCAAGCATCAGGACGCATGCTCAACATCTTGACTTCCCTCCCCACCCAGCTCAATACCAACATTTCCAACATCAGCGGTCTCATTTCTGAAGTCACTCAACTTCAATGTATCCACAAAGCCACTAAAAGTAACCGTCTCGCATCATACTGGAGTTTCACGCCTTTTCGTGAGCAAAGTAATGGCGGTGTCCCAACAAATAACCCATTGAGCCGCACCAGTAGTGGGAATCGTAATGTTTCGAACGGGAGTGAAACTAAGCAGGAACGAATCGTTCGCTTGCGATCGGAAGGGTGGAACACGGTGGGCATTAGGGATCCTAAGAGGGGCTGGAAAGGGTCAGAATATTATGAAAGGATTTGCGAAGAGGCATTGGGGGAGTTGTACGGTTGCTAG
- a CDS encoding uncharacterized protein (EggNog:ENOG410PJ6N~COG:T~BUSCO:7840at33183) produces MSFTTMLNKLQGQPESYEKKAQYKFGRTLGAGTYGIVREAEGPNGKAAVKIILKKNVKGNEQMVYDELDMLQRLHHPHIVRFHDWFESRDKYYIVTQLATGGELFDRICDYGKFTEKDASQTILQVLDAVNYLHERNIVHRDLKPENLLYLTRAQDSQLVLADFGIAKMLHSPSEVLTNMAGSFGYAAPEVMLKQGHGKAVDMWSLGVITYTLLCGYSPFRSENLQDLIDECRSGHIVFHERYWRDVSKDAKDFILTLLQTDPTKRATSAEALQHRWLKGETATDHNLLPELKAYMAKARLKRGIEIVKLANRIEALKMQGEDDDDIPSAIPDNTTPSSNSGPGDQTSPVTAPTNKKRSLSRAAKSAIFREVVLAKVREMRQQEQKEKVEKEALERAEKEKHK; encoded by the exons ATGAGTT TCACAACTATGCTCAATAAGCTGCAAGGGCAACCTGAAAGCTACGAGAAAAA AGCACAGTACAAATTTGGTAGGACGCTAGGCGCTGGAACATATGGCATTGTTCGTGAAGCAGAAGGCCCGAATGGAAAGGCAGCCGTCAAGATAATTCTCAAGAAGAATGTGAAAGGCAACGAACAGATGGTCTACGATGAACTTGATATGTTGCAACGCCTTCACCATCCCCACATTGTCAGATTCCATGATTGGTTTGAATCGAGG GATAAATACTATATCGTAACCCAGTTAGCTACTGGCGGAGAGTTGTTCGATAGAATCTGTGACTATGGAAAATTCACGGAGAAGGATGCTTCCCAGACAATCCTGCAGGTGCTGGATGCTGTCAACTACCTGCATGAGCGCAATATCGTCCATCGAG ATTTGAAGCCTGAGAACCTCCTTTATCTCACTCGCGCCCAAGATTCACAGCTCGTCTTGGCCGATTTTGGAATTGCAAAAATGTTGCACAGTCCATCTGAAGTCCTCACAAATATGGCGGGTTCATTCGGTTATGCTGCCCCCGAGGTGATGTTGAAGCAGGGACATGGAAAAGCCGTCGACATGTGGTCTCTCGGGGTTATCACTTATACATTACTCTGCGGTTATTCTCCATTCCGCTCTGAGAACCTCCAAGACTTGATCGACGAATGCCGAAGCGGCCATATCGTGTTCCATGAAAGATACTGGAGAGACGTTTCCAAAGATGCCAAGGACTTTATCCTCACGCTCCTACAGACTGACCCAACCAAACGAGCAACAAGTGCGGAAGCACTTCAGCACCGATGGCTGAAGGGAGAGACCGCTACTGACCACAACTTGTTGCCAGAACTCAAGGCATACATGGCCAAGGCTCGTCTCAAGCGGGGTATCGAGATCGTGAAGTTGGCCAACCGTATCGAAGCCCTCAAAATGCAGGGAGAAGACGATGACGATATTCCTAGCGCTATCCCAGACAATACGACCCCCTCTTCCAACAGCGGACCAGGAGACCAGACCTCTCCGGTGACTGCGCCCACCAACAAGAAGCGAAGCCTTAGCAGAGCTGCAAAGAGTGCTATTTTCCGTGAAGTGGTGCTCGCCAAAGTCCGCGAGATGAGGCAACAAGAGCAAAAGGAGAAAGTGGAGAAAGAGGCACTAGAAAGGGCAGAAAAGGAGAAACACAAATAG